In Hyphomicrobiales bacterium, a single window of DNA contains:
- a CDS encoding PAS domain-containing protein yields the protein MIEHLMKAMETAGVEALAVTLPEAVVMEATLPLLRAWNCKRTDVVGKGLHKAGAGTLSARHLPQAAGEDVQHIEVSYLHPLGSAIRKVFSAQKWEENGTEFYLLTTKALDASTAQLALQNEKRLSLALKSGGYAVWDYNYETGETYNSPEMFEIFGHKVGEHNLNFLSFNDLIHPEDRDKTIDDKVRKAPFGADVFQTRYRVKTSAGKYVWIESLAGVIRNPADGRPMKCIGLCRNIDEQMVALERLKVSERNFKRTQSAARLGSFALRNESGVSRLSQEMAALIGLADAMIHPNLKTFIGMIEPGDREKFCEALELAKIGTAIKNLEIAVKDKDGEIAHFEVSMEPERDDKGNVEGVFGCCQCVSERKALEKRFHQAQKMEAVGQLTGGIAHDFNNLLMVVMGNLQLVEQLVRNDERALKRIRAAIDASEKGSELTRRMLAFSRQQTLQNKEVTLNDLLFSMQDMLQQALTAIVSLKIIPGDELWSIKVDKTMLETAILNLAINARDAMQPKGGSLIIETSNRKLDNTYCAEHEEVIPGDYVEISVTDTGSGMTADIMEKVFQPFFTTKGPEKGSGLGLSMIYGFVKQSNGHIKMYSEVGHGTTVKIYLPRLSGSAKDITPSLPTDLQAQLQRELGSFGAKPAEMVTASAKKQLVLVVEDNPSVRDVAAAMIEEMGFDVITASDGHEGLKLITERRDIDLVLSDVIMAGGMNGPELAVKAMKVRPKLKILFMSGYAPGSVRQMQDLPDSIELVNKPFTRNDLTEKVRKALVA from the coding sequence ATGATCGAACATTTGATGAAGGCCATGGAAACGGCGGGCGTCGAGGCGCTTGCGGTGACCCTCCCCGAAGCTGTCGTCATGGAAGCCACGCTGCCCCTGCTCCGCGCATGGAACTGCAAGCGCACGGACGTGGTGGGCAAAGGCCTGCATAAGGCCGGTGCCGGCACGCTGTCGGCCCGCCACCTGCCCCAGGCTGCAGGCGAGGATGTCCAGCACATCGAGGTCTCGTATCTTCATCCCTTGGGCTCGGCCATCCGCAAGGTCTTCTCCGCACAGAAATGGGAAGAGAACGGAACCGAGTTCTATCTGCTGACGACGAAGGCCCTGGATGCCAGCACCGCCCAGTTGGCCCTGCAAAACGAGAAGCGCCTCTCGCTCGCCCTCAAGTCTGGCGGCTATGCCGTGTGGGACTACAACTACGAAACGGGCGAGACTTACAATTCGCCGGAGATGTTCGAGATCTTTGGTCACAAGGTGGGGGAGCACAACCTCAACTTCCTGAGCTTCAACGACCTCATCCACCCCGAAGACCGTGACAAGACCATCGACGACAAGGTGCGCAAGGCCCCCTTCGGCGCCGACGTATTCCAGACTCGCTACCGGGTGAAGACATCCGCCGGGAAATACGTGTGGATCGAATCCCTCGCCGGCGTCATCCGCAATCCGGCCGACGGCCGCCCGATGAAGTGCATCGGCCTGTGCCGCAACATCGATGAGCAGATGGTGGCGCTGGAGCGTCTCAAGGTCTCCGAGCGCAATTTCAAGCGCACCCAGTCCGCCGCGCGCCTCGGCAGTTTCGCGTTGCGCAATGAATCCGGCGTGTCCCGCCTCTCGCAGGAGATGGCGGCGCTGATCGGCCTGGCCGACGCCATGATCCATCCCAACCTCAAGACCTTCATCGGCATGATCGAGCCGGGCGACCGCGAGAAGTTCTGCGAAGCATTGGAACTCGCCAAGATCGGCACTGCCATCAAGAATCTCGAAATCGCCGTGAAGGACAAGGACGGCGAGATCGCGCACTTCGAAGTCAGCATGGAACCGGAGCGCGACGACAAGGGGAACGTCGAAGGCGTGTTCGGCTGCTGCCAGTGTGTCTCCGAGCGCAAGGCGCTGGAGAAGCGCTTCCACCAGGCCCAGAAGATGGAAGCCGTGGGCCAGTTGACGGGTGGCATTGCCCACGACTTCAACAACCTTCTCATGGTGGTGATGGGCAACTTGCAGCTCGTGGAACAACTCGTCCGCAACGACGAGCGCGCCCTGAAGCGCATCCGCGCCGCCATCGACGCTTCGGAAAAGGGCTCCGAACTCACCCGCCGCATGCTCGCCTTCTCGCGCCAGCAGACCCTGCAAAACAAGGAAGTGACGCTCAACGACCTGCTTTTCTCCATGCAGGACATGCTGCAACAAGCGCTCACGGCGATCGTCAGTCTCAAGATCATTCCGGGCGACGAACTGTGGTCCATCAAGGTCGACAAGACCATGCTGGAAACGGCAATCCTCAACCTCGCCATCAACGCCCGCGATGCCATGCAGCCGAAGGGCGGCAGCCTCATCATCGAAACCTCCAACCGCAAGCTCGACAACACCTACTGCGCCGAACATGAGGAAGTGATCCCCGGCGACTACGTCGAGATTTCCGTGACGGACACCGGCTCCGGCATGACGGCGGACATCATGGAAAAGGTCTTCCAGCCGTTCTTCACCACCAAGGGCCCGGAAAAGGGTTCGGGCCTCGGCCTCTCCATGATCTACGGCTTCGTCAAGCAGTCCAACGGTCACATCAAGATGTATTCGGAAGTGGGCCACGGCACCACGGTCAAGATCTACCTGCCGCGCCTCAGCGGTTCCGCCAAGGACATCACCCCGAGCCTGCCCACCGACCTGCAGGCCCAGTTGCAACGCGAACTCGGCTCCTTTGGGGCCAAGCCTGCTGAAATGGTGACAGCCAGCGCCAAGAAGCAATTGGTGCTGGTGGTCGAGGACAATCCTTCAGTACGCGACGTGGCAGCAGCCATGATCGAGGAAATGGGCTTCGACGTGATCACCGCATCCGATGGTCACGAGGGTCTGAAACTCATTACCGAACGCCGTGACATCGACCTTGTGCTTTCCGACGTCATCATGGCCGGCGGCATGAATGGCCCTGAACTGGCGGTAAAGGCCATGAAGGTCAGGCCCAAGTTGAAAATCCTCTTCATGTCCGGCTACGCCCCCGGCTCCGTCCGCCAGATGCAGGACCTGCCGGACTCGATCGAACTCGTGAACAAACCCTTCACCCGCAACGACCTCACTGAAAAGGTACGCAAAGCGCTGGTGGCGTGA
- a CDS encoding competence/damage-inducible protein A yields the protein MSDAAPTAAVLLIGNEVLSGRTKDKNLGFIADYLTALGIDLLEARVVADDEVAIVEAVNALRARYTYVFTTGGIGPTHDDITADCIAKAFGVGISHHPEAVNILETFFKEIGREANEARMRMARVPHGATLIINPVSKAPGFRMENVFVMAGVPKVMNAMMDEIAPALSRGAPVLSRTIRFEGGEGDVAKPLKEVQDAYPMLSLGSYPFEGAGGFATNLVIRGRDEAALMAATEAVKAAAETLFKAGKARGWSEA from the coding sequence ATGTCTGATGCCGCCCCCACCGCCGCTGTTCTGCTGATCGGCAATGAAGTGCTCTCGGGCCGCACCAAGGACAAGAACCTGGGCTTCATCGCGGATTACCTGACGGCACTGGGGATTGATCTGCTGGAGGCACGCGTGGTGGCGGATGACGAGGTGGCCATCGTGGAGGCGGTGAATGCCTTGCGGGCGCGCTACACCTACGTGTTCACAACCGGGGGCATTGGTCCCACCCATGACGACATCACGGCGGATTGCATCGCCAAGGCCTTCGGGGTGGGCATCTCGCACCATCCGGAAGCGGTGAATATCCTGGAGACCTTTTTCAAGGAGATCGGCCGCGAGGCGAACGAGGCCCGTATGCGCATGGCGCGTGTGCCCCATGGTGCGACGCTTATCATCAATCCTGTGTCGAAGGCGCCAGGCTTCCGCATGGAGAATGTGTTCGTGATGGCCGGCGTGCCCAAGGTGATGAACGCCATGATGGACGAAATCGCGCCCGCCCTTTCACGCGGTGCGCCGGTGCTCAGCCGCACCATCCGCTTCGAGGGCGGCGAAGGCGACGTCGCCAAGCCGCTGAAGGAGGTGCAGGACGCCTATCCGATGCTGTCGCTCGGCTCCTATCCGTTCGAAGGCGCAGGCGGCTTTGCCACGAACCTCGTCATCCGCGGCCGTGACGAAGCGGCACTCATGGCCGCCACCGAAGCGGTGAAAGCCGCCGCCGAGACGCTCTTCAAGGCTGGAAAGGCGCGGGGCTGGAGCGAGGCCTAA
- the sfsA gene encoding DNA/RNA nuclease SfsA codes for MKLNTPLIPATLLRRYKRFLADVRLATGEHVTATCPNTGTMLGLNEPGMQVWLSRSSSPTRKYAHTWHLAEKPGIGLVGIDTSLPNRIAEEVITAGAIPELAGYASLRREVRYGSNSRIDLLLEGEGRAPCYVEAKNVTLIRQSGLAEFPDCATARGTKHLAEMSQMVRAGHRAVMLYVIQCANPDRFALTPDLDPIYFNAFRAARKAGVEALAFTCHVSLDSISLKAQVPVIDPS; via the coding sequence ATGAAGCTCAATACGCCTCTCATTCCCGCCACGCTGTTGCGCCGCTACAAGCGCTTCCTTGCCGATGTACGGCTGGCGACGGGTGAACACGTGACGGCCACCTGCCCCAACACCGGCACCATGCTGGGCCTGAACGAGCCGGGCATGCAGGTGTGGCTCTCCCGCTCCAGCAGCCCCACGCGAAAATACGCCCACACCTGGCACCTGGCCGAGAAGCCCGGCATCGGACTCGTCGGCATCGATACAAGCCTCCCCAACCGCATTGCGGAGGAAGTCATCACCGCGGGCGCCATTCCGGAACTTGCCGGCTACGCCTCGCTCCGCCGCGAGGTGCGCTACGGCAGCAACAGCCGCATTGACCTGCTGCTGGAGGGCGAAGGTCGCGCGCCCTGCTATGTCGAGGCCAAGAACGTAACACTGATCCGCCAGTCCGGCCTCGCCGAGTTCCCGGATTGCGCCACCGCCCGCGGCACGAAGCATCTCGCCGAAATGTCTCAGATGGTGCGCGCCGGCCACCGGGCCGTGATGCTCTACGTGATCCAGTGCGCCAATCCCGACCGCTTCGCCCTGACGCCCGATCTTGATCCCATCTATTTCAATGCCTTCCGCGCCGCCCGAAAGGCAGGGGTTGAAGCTCTGGCCTTCACCTGCCATGTGAGCCTTGACTCCATCAGCCTCAAGGCACAGGTTCCGGTCATCGATCCATCATGA
- the map gene encoding type I methionyl aminopeptidase yields MNTRTEEQPRIRLHKPEHFEKMRKAGHLTAQLLDILVEAAKPGVTTAALDRICVEFAHDNNAIPATIGYRGYKYALCTSINHVVCHGMPNDKPLIEGDIVNIDVTLIVDGWYGDTSRMVNIGNVSRAAERLVEITYECLMRGITAVRPGAHLGDVGHAIQSHAEGQRCSVVRDFCGHGLGQVFHDHPNVLHYGRPGEGVLLKPGMFFTIEPMINLGKPHVKVLSDGWTAVTRDRSLSAQFEHTIGVTETGCEIFTLSPKGLHCPPYKF; encoded by the coding sequence ATGAATACACGCACCGAAGAACAACCGCGCATCCGCCTCCACAAGCCGGAGCATTTTGAAAAAATGCGCAAGGCGGGTCATCTCACGGCGCAACTGCTCGACATCCTCGTCGAAGCAGCAAAGCCGGGTGTGACCACGGCGGCGCTGGACCGGATTTGCGTGGAGTTCGCCCATGACAACAACGCCATTCCCGCCACCATTGGCTATCGTGGCTACAAATATGCGCTTTGCACCTCCATCAACCATGTGGTCTGCCACGGCATGCCAAATGACAAACCGCTGATCGAGGGCGACATCGTCAACATCGACGTCACCCTGATCGTCGACGGCTGGTATGGCGACACGAGCCGCATGGTGAACATCGGCAACGTCTCCCGCGCCGCCGAACGGCTGGTGGAGATCACCTATGAGTGCCTGATGCGCGGCATCACCGCCGTGCGGCCGGGCGCGCACCTGGGCGACGTTGGACATGCAATCCAGTCCCACGCCGAAGGGCAGCGCTGCTCCGTGGTGCGCGACTTCTGCGGCCACGGCCTTGGACAGGTATTCCACGACCACCCCAACGTACTGCACTATGGCCGCCCCGGCGAGGGCGTGCTGCTCAAGCCGGGCATGTTCTTCACGATTGAGCCGATGATCAACCTCGGCAAGCCGCATGTGAAGGTGCTCTCAGACGGCTGGACCGCCGTGACGCGTGACCGCTCGCTCTCGGCCCAGTTCGAGCATACGATTGGCGTCACCGAGACGGGATGCGAAATCTTCACGCTCTCCCCCAAGGGGCTTCATTGCCCGCCTTATAAATTCTGA
- the radC gene encoding DNA repair protein RadC, whose amino-acid sequence MAKGFGEAQGEVPDHLGHRERLRERFRTGGAAALPDYELLELVLFRTNARGNTKPIAKGLIARFGTFAEVLGAEPERLMEVEGVGAAVAQDLKLIQAASLRLARGEVMHRPLLASWKAIVDYCRAAMAFETREQFRILFLDKKNQLIADEVQQQGTVDHTPVYTREVIKRALELASTAIVLVHNHPSGDPTPSLADIDMTKKIIQAGEKLGVLVHDHLIIGKKDHVSFRSLQLI is encoded by the coding sequence ATGGCGAAGGGTTTCGGGGAGGCGCAGGGCGAAGTGCCGGATCATCTCGGCCACCGCGAGCGCCTGCGCGAACGTTTCCGCACAGGTGGTGCGGCGGCCCTGCCCGACTATGAACTTCTTGAACTCGTGCTGTTTCGCACCAATGCCCGTGGCAACACCAAGCCCATCGCCAAGGGCCTGATCGCCCGCTTTGGAACATTTGCCGAGGTTCTGGGCGCCGAGCCCGAACGGCTGATGGAGGTTGAAGGCGTGGGCGCCGCCGTGGCGCAGGACCTGAAGCTGATCCAGGCCGCATCCCTCCGCCTCGCGCGAGGTGAGGTGATGCACCGTCCGCTCCTCGCGTCATGGAAAGCCATCGTCGACTATTGCCGCGCCGCCATGGCCTTCGAGACGCGCGAACAGTTCCGCATTCTTTTCCTCGACAAGAAGAACCAGTTGATCGCCGATGAGGTTCAGCAACAGGGTACGGTGGACCACACGCCCGTCTACACGCGCGAAGTCATCAAGCGTGCGCTGGAACTGGCATCGACGGCCATCGTGCTGGTGCACAACCACCCCTCGGGTGATCCGACGCCCTCACTGGCTGACATCGACATGACGAAAAAGATCATTCAGGCCGGCGAGAAACTCGGCGTGCTCGTGCATGACCATCTCATCATCGGCAAGAAGGACCACGTCAGCTTCCGTTCGCTGCAGTTGATCTGA
- a CDS encoding molybdopterin-binding/glycosyltransferase family 2 protein gives MIFGDTPLDEAVGAILAHGVRHADGMFKKGRVLSQSDVAVLKAAGHLSVTAARLGADDVPEDDAARQIALALCGEGAKAQEPFTGRANLHAVVSGLVVFDEARLRAINHLHESLTIATLPNHARVTPRQMVATVKVIPFAVPRPVLVKALAILSGAPVLQVKAFQPHYAALILTRLPQTKDNLIGKSESVMRDRLAAMGAALASTVLVDHHSAEVAREIARAAGEGRSPILVMGASAIVDRGDVIPAGVTEAGGEVLHLGMPVDPGNLLMLARVGDTPVIGVPSCARSPKVNGFDWVLERVVAGLAVTPSDVMDMGAGGLLAEIPSRPTPREGKGHIPEAPKVTALVLAAGLSSRMGANKLLADYHGAPLIAATLAQVGAAQADDVIVVLGRDADAISRLLPPGVRGVFNPDFAEGLSTSIRAGIAAAGNSDAVLICLGDMPRVQASTINKMIAAFNPTEHRSIIAPTYQGQFGNPVLWGREHFPRLMALKGDKGARALIGDLKPEAVEIAVDDPGVLMDADTPEALDALRKGG, from the coding sequence ATGATCTTCGGCGACACGCCCCTGGATGAGGCCGTGGGCGCCATCCTGGCCCATGGCGTGCGCCATGCGGATGGCATGTTCAAGAAGGGCCGCGTGCTGTCTCAGTCGGATGTTGCTGTTCTGAAGGCAGCGGGTCATCTCTCCGTCACCGCAGCGCGCCTCGGCGCGGACGATGTGCCGGAAGACGACGCGGCCCGGCAGATCGCATTGGCGCTCTGCGGTGAGGGCGCGAAGGCGCAAGAACCTTTCACGGGCCGGGCCAATCTCCATGCCGTGGTGAGCGGGCTTGTGGTATTCGACGAGGCGCGGCTCCGCGCCATCAATCATCTGCATGAAAGCCTCACCATTGCGACGCTGCCCAATCATGCGCGCGTAACGCCGCGTCAGATGGTGGCGACGGTGAAGGTTATTCCATTTGCCGTACCACGTCCGGTGCTGGTGAAGGCGCTCGCCATATTGTCGGGAGCGCCCGTGTTGCAGGTAAAGGCCTTTCAGCCGCACTACGCCGCGCTCATCCTCACCCGTTTGCCCCAGACAAAGGACAATCTCATCGGCAAGAGTGAGAGCGTGATGCGGGACAGGCTTGCGGCGATGGGCGCGGCGCTGGCTTCCACGGTTCTGGTTGATCACCACTCCGCTGAAGTGGCGCGGGAAATCGCACGCGCCGCTGGTGAGGGCCGCTCTCCCATTCTGGTGATGGGCGCCTCGGCCATCGTGGACCGGGGCGATGTCATTCCCGCTGGCGTCACGGAGGCTGGCGGTGAGGTGCTGCATCTTGGCATGCCGGTGGACCCCGGCAACCTGCTGATGCTTGCGCGGGTGGGCGACACGCCCGTGATTGGCGTTCCATCGTGCGCGCGTTCGCCGAAGGTGAACGGCTTCGACTGGGTGCTGGAGCGCGTGGTGGCGGGCCTCGCGGTCACGCCATCGGATGTCATGGACATGGGGGCCGGCGGGTTGCTTGCCGAAATTCCCTCGCGGCCCACACCGCGCGAAGGCAAGGGCCATATTCCCGAGGCGCCGAAGGTTACTGCGCTGGTGCTGGCGGCAGGGCTCTCGTCGCGCATGGGCGCCAACAAGTTGCTCGCGGATTATCATGGTGCGCCGCTGATCGCGGCGACATTGGCGCAGGTGGGTGCGGCGCAGGCTGATGATGTGATCGTGGTGCTGGGCCGGGACGCCGACGCCATCTCGCGGCTGCTGCCGCCGGGGGTGCGCGGCGTCTTCAACCCGGACTTTGCCGAAGGCCTCTCCACTTCCATCCGCGCAGGGATCGCCGCGGCGGGCAACAGCGATGCGGTGCTGATTTGCCTGGGGGACATGCCGCGGGTGCAGGCTTCCACGATCAACAAGATGATCGCAGCCTTCAATCCCACTGAACATCGCAGCATCATCGCGCCGACCTATCAGGGCCAGTTCGGCAACCCGGTGCTGTGGGGCCGGGAGCATTTCCCGCGGCTCATGGCGCTGAAGGGCGACAAGGGTGCACGCGCTTTGATCGGCGACCTGAAACCGGAGGCGGTCGAAATCGCGGTCGATGATCCCGGCGTGCTCATGGATGCGGATACGCCCGAGGCGCTGGACGCGTTGCGCAAGGGTGGATGA
- a CDS encoding XdhC family protein: MNALETAGAWLAEGRKVAIATVIETWGSAPQPVGSQLVVDGDGNFEGAVSGGCVEGDVITAAQDAISTGQHKVLSYGVADETAWQVGLACGGKIRILVEAVK, from the coding sequence ATGAATGCGCTTGAAACGGCAGGGGCCTGGCTGGCGGAAGGCCGCAAGGTGGCGATTGCCACGGTCATCGAAACCTGGGGTTCGGCGCCGCAACCGGTGGGCAGCCAGCTTGTGGTCGATGGCGATGGCAATTTCGAAGGCGCGGTGTCCGGCGGTTGCGTGGAAGGCGACGTGATCACCGCCGCGCAAGACGCCATTTCCACCGGCCAGCACAAGGTACTGAGCTACGGCGTCGCCGACGAAACAGCCTGGCAGGTGGGGCTCGCCTGCGGCGGCAAGATCCGGATTCTCGTGGAAGCCGTGAAATGA
- a CDS encoding VWA domain-containing protein yields MFVAPANSNRQLTGKLAENIMHFARVLREAGIPVGPGSVLDALDAAMAGPLQRREDFYWMLHAVFVKRREQREVFDQAFHVFWKKPKMLQQLMQLMYTQIARKPHENRKQAGFRRLAEAMFDKAEITNRQAPRKEELEVEATFTSSANEILRAKDFEQMTVAEQAQAKQALRKIRLTRIEVRTRRFKASHAGRRIDMRRTLRGAIHAGGQVVDLARKERKWREPPLVILCDISGSCSNYSRMFLHFLHTLINDRDRVQVFLFGTRLTNITRELRRKDIDDAMLKVSAAVKDWSGGTRIGTALHEFNFKWGRRVLGQGAHVLLMTDGLDREDVGMLKEEMQRLRRAAKRIVWLNPLLRYDGFEARASGIRTIMPFVDEFRPVHSLNSLADLAETLADPRRAAHDPKRWMNGKD; encoded by the coding sequence ATGTTTGTTGCCCCCGCCAACTCGAACCGCCAGCTGACTGGCAAACTCGCGGAGAACATCATGCATTTCGCGCGGGTGCTGCGCGAAGCCGGCATTCCGGTGGGGCCGGGGAGCGTGCTGGATGCGCTTGATGCCGCCATGGCGGGTCCGCTGCAGCGGCGCGAGGACTTCTACTGGATGCTGCATGCGGTGTTCGTGAAGCGTCGCGAACAGCGGGAGGTGTTCGACCAGGCCTTCCATGTGTTCTGGAAGAAGCCGAAGATGCTGCAGCAGCTCATGCAGCTCATGTACACGCAGATCGCCCGCAAGCCGCATGAGAACCGCAAGCAGGCGGGCTTCCGACGTTTGGCCGAAGCGATGTTCGACAAGGCGGAGATCACCAACCGGCAAGCGCCCAGGAAGGAAGAGCTGGAAGTCGAGGCGACGTTCACGTCCTCCGCCAATGAAATTCTGCGCGCCAAGGATTTCGAGCAGATGACAGTTGCCGAGCAGGCGCAGGCAAAGCAGGCCTTGCGCAAGATCAGGCTGACACGGATCGAAGTGCGCACGCGGCGCTTCAAGGCCTCGCATGCGGGACGGCGCATCGATATGCGGCGCACCCTGCGCGGGGCCATTCACGCCGGAGGACAGGTGGTCGATCTGGCGCGCAAGGAGCGGAAATGGCGCGAGCCGCCGCTCGTCATCCTCTGTGACATTTCAGGCTCGTGCTCCAACTACAGCCGCATGTTCCTGCATTTCCTGCACACGCTGATCAACGACCGCGACCGGGTGCAGGTGTTCCTTTTCGGCACGCGGCTCACCAACATCACGCGTGAACTGCGCCGCAAGGACATCGACGATGCCATGCTGAAGGTATCCGCCGCGGTGAAAGACTGGTCAGGCGGCACGCGCATCGGCACCGCTCTGCATGAGTTCAATTTCAAGTGGGGCCGCCGGGTGCTGGGTCAGGGTGCCCATGTGCTGCTGATGACGGACGGCCTGGACCGCGAGGACGTGGGCATGCTGAAGGAGGAGATGCAGCGCCTGCGCCGCGCCGCCAAGCGCATCGTCTGGCTCAACCCGCTGCTGCGCTATGATGGGTTCGAGGCGCGGGCCAGCGGCATTCGCACCATCATGCCATTCGTCGATGAATTCCGCCCGGTACACAGCCTGAACAGCCTGGCGGACCTGGCAGAGACGCTTGCGGATCCCCGCCGCGCCGCCCATGATCCGAAGCGTTGGATGAACGGGAAAGACTGA
- a CDS encoding MoxR family ATPase — MTKPVPATIDDTIDLLKSRDYVAGRDLGTVVFLALKMGRPLFLEGEAGVGKTEIAKVLAEGLGRKLIRLQCYEGLDVSSAVYEWNYPAQMIEIRLAEASGGIDRERLGSDVFAERFLIKRPLLQALESGGGGAPVLLIDELDRTDEAFEAFLLEVLSDFQVTIPELGTVKAQEPPIVIITSNRTREVHDALKRRCLYHWVGYPDARREVAILRAKRPKASAQLAKEVVGFVQALRKGGDLYKSPGVAETLDWISALHELDCVALDPQTVNDTLGVLLKYQDDIARMEGSEAKRILDQVKEELRLMGSV, encoded by the coding sequence ATGACGAAGCCCGTACCCGCAACCATCGACGACACCATCGATTTGTTGAAATCGCGTGACTATGTGGCGGGGCGTGATCTTGGCACGGTCGTTTTTCTCGCGCTGAAAATGGGGCGGCCCTTGTTCCTGGAAGGGGAGGCGGGGGTTGGCAAGACGGAGATTGCCAAGGTCCTGGCGGAAGGACTGGGCCGCAAGCTCATTCGCCTGCAATGCTATGAAGGGCTGGATGTGTCGTCCGCCGTCTACGAATGGAACTACCCTGCACAGATGATCGAAATCCGGCTGGCGGAGGCCTCGGGCGGGATCGACCGGGAGCGGCTGGGGTCGGATGTCTTTGCCGAGCGCTTCCTCATCAAGCGGCCGCTGCTGCAGGCACTCGAGTCGGGGGGTGGCGGCGCTCCGGTCCTGCTCATCGACGAACTGGACCGCACCGACGAGGCCTTCGAGGCCTTCCTGCTCGAAGTGCTGTCGGACTTCCAGGTCACCATTCCGGAGCTCGGCACGGTGAAGGCGCAGGAGCCGCCCATCGTCATCATCACCTCCAACCGCACGCGCGAAGTGCATGATGCCCTGAAGCGGCGCTGCCTCTATCACTGGGTCGGGTATCCGGATGCCCGCCGCGAGGTGGCGATCCTGCGGGCCAAGCGGCCCAAGGCCTCGGCGCAACTGGCGAAGGAAGTGGTGGGTTTCGTGCAGGCGCTGCGCAAGGGTGGCGATCTCTACAAGTCGCCTGGCGTTGCCGAAACCCTGGACTGGATTTCGGCCCTGCATGAACTGGATTGCGTGGCGCTCGACCCGCAAACGGTGAACGACACATTGGGTGTGTTGCTCAAATACCAGGACGACATCGCCCGGATGGAAGGTTCCGAAGCCAAGCGCATCCTCGATCAGGTGAAGGAAGAACTGCGGCTGATGGGTTCGGTGTGA